From a region of the uncultured Draconibacterium sp. genome:
- a CDS encoding alpha/beta hydrolase-fold protein, protein MKLKISITTILVLILGLNIYAQQALFGGQNIVSPEINSDNSVTFRFNAPSADTVRITGDFLPTEKIKTQWGVFDAPGKALLKKDANGIWSFTTQPLESDLYSYSFSVDGVTNTDPNNVYMIRDVASITDVFIVGGGKGDLYNVQDVPHGSVTRRWYDSPGNDMKRRITIYTPPGYEESKDKYPVLYLLHGMGGDEEAWIALGRTSQILDNLIAQGKAKPMIVVMPNGNVAQQAAPGESPKGLYKPNMQLPNTMDGTYEATFMDIVKFVESNYRVKADKADRAVAGLSMGGYHSLHISRYYPNTFDYVGLFSAAIMPDAAMKSKVYENFDETLKAQMDNGYKLYWIGIGKTDFLYQTNTDFRAKLDGMGMKYTYVETEGGHVWTNWRVYLSEFAPLLFK, encoded by the coding sequence ATGAAATTAAAAATCTCAATTACAACTATTCTGGTCTTAATCCTTGGCCTGAATATTTATGCACAGCAGGCTTTATTTGGTGGCCAGAACATTGTTTCGCCGGAAATAAACAGCGATAACAGTGTAACATTTCGTTTCAATGCACCAAGTGCCGATACGGTAAGAATTACCGGTGATTTTCTACCAACAGAGAAAATTAAAACGCAGTGGGGGGTATTTGATGCCCCGGGAAAAGCGTTGTTGAAAAAGGATGCAAACGGCATATGGAGTTTTACTACACAACCTCTGGAGTCTGATCTGTATAGCTACTCATTTAGCGTAGATGGTGTAACCAATACCGATCCGAATAATGTTTATATGATTCGCGACGTGGCTTCAATCACTGATGTTTTTATTGTTGGTGGTGGAAAAGGCGATTTGTACAATGTGCAGGATGTGCCACATGGTTCAGTTACCCGTCGTTGGTACGATTCTCCGGGAAATGATATGAAGCGACGCATTACCATTTATACGCCTCCGGGTTACGAAGAAAGTAAGGATAAATATCCGGTTTTGTATTTGTTACACGGAATGGGTGGCGACGAAGAAGCCTGGATTGCTCTTGGACGAACTTCTCAGATTCTGGATAACCTGATTGCGCAGGGAAAAGCAAAACCAATGATCGTGGTAATGCCCAACGGCAATGTAGCTCAGCAAGCGGCGCCCGGTGAATCGCCAAAAGGATTGTACAAACCTAACATGCAATTGCCAAACACCATGGATGGTACGTATGAAGCAACATTTATGGATATTGTGAAATTTGTTGAAAGCAATTATCGGGTGAAAGCCGACAAAGCCGACCGTGCCGTTGCAGGCCTTTCTATGGGAGGCTACCATTCTTTGCACATTTCACGCTACTATCCGAATACTTTCGATTACGTTGGATTGTTTTCAGCAGCTATTATGCCGGATGCCGCAATGAAGTCGAAAGTTTATGAGAATTTTGACGAAACACTAAAAGCCCAAATGGATAACGGGTACAAGCTGTATTGGATTGGAATTGGCAAAACCGATTTCTTGTATCAGACCAACACGGACTTTCGCGCAAAACTTGATGGTATGGGAATGAAATACACTTACGTGGAAACCGAAGGTGGTCATGTTTGGACCAATTGGCGGGTTTATCTTAGTGAATTTGCTCCATTACTTTTTAAATAA
- a CDS encoding alpha/beta hydrolase-fold protein: MKTSFGEMDVPGSLDLTKDEKGLWSITLPLPEPELYTYSFIVDGISVNDPTNTFMQRDGSRYLSVLLVPGEKTENYFEAEKRGNLHQVWYDSPTLKINRRMFVYTPYGYETSDKSYPVLYLLHGAGGDEDAWSSMGRTRQILDNLIEKGLAKPMICVMPNGNPNQMAAQTTQLPVSDVDYRDPANSNKYVHSIVKDIVPYIEKNYRVIADPDHRAIAGLSMGGGHTIAAANEYPGTFQYICPLSMGIWGEQPDIDEKLQGLKKAGYKLYWLACGNTDFVYESAQKLDSKLTENGLEHTFYVTEGGHTWANWRIYLNTFAPLLFK; the protein is encoded by the coding sequence ATGAAAACGTCGTTTGGCGAAATGGATGTGCCGGGAAGCCTTGATCTAACGAAAGATGAAAAAGGTTTGTGGTCGATTACATTACCATTGCCAGAGCCTGAATTGTATACCTACAGTTTTATTGTTGATGGTATCTCCGTAAATGATCCGACTAACACTTTTATGCAGCGCGATGGTTCGCGTTACCTTAGCGTACTGTTGGTGCCGGGAGAAAAAACGGAGAATTATTTTGAAGCCGAAAAACGCGGAAATCTTCATCAGGTGTGGTACGATTCTCCAACATTAAAAATAAACAGGAGAATGTTTGTTTACACGCCTTATGGCTACGAAACCAGCGATAAAAGCTACCCGGTTTTATACCTGCTTCACGGTGCCGGTGGCGACGAAGATGCCTGGAGTTCGATGGGACGTACCCGTCAGATTCTGGATAACCTGATTGAAAAAGGACTTGCAAAGCCTATGATTTGTGTTATGCCCAACGGAAATCCAAATCAAATGGCAGCACAAACTACACAATTACCTGTAAGCGATGTGGATTACAGAGATCCGGCGAACAGCAATAAATATGTTCATAGTATTGTTAAGGATATTGTGCCATACATTGAAAAGAATTACCGTGTTATTGCCGATCCTGATCATCGTGCTATTGCCGGTCTTTCAATGGGCGGTGGTCACACCATTGCTGCAGCTAACGAATATCCCGGAACGTTCCAGTATATCTGCCCGCTAAGTATGGGAATCTGGGGCGAACAACCTGATATTGATGAGAAGCTTCAAGGATTAAAAAAAGCAGGTTACAAACTGTATTGGTTGGCTTGTGGTAACACTGATTTTGTTTATGAAAGTGCACAAAAGCTGGATTCTAAATTGACTGAGAATGGTTTGGAACACACTTTCTATGTTACTGAAGGCGGGCATACCTGGGCCAATTGGCGAATTTATTTAAATACGTTTGCTCCGCTTTTATTCAAATAG
- a CDS encoding alpha/beta hydrolase-fold protein → MKIQFLLFIVFLNVSLLSFAQSDTGTVVTDTIYSQSLENDFGENPNRAVSVYLPPNYENSDQRYPVIYFLHGFMGDNKMMAMMSGLLDYSIADNRIKPFIMVIPDEKTTYQGSFYSNSGVFGDWEDFTAFDLVKYMDENYRTIPKKESRGITGHSMGGYGALKIAMHHPDIFSTVYAISPGALTIVAEYGPNSTTFRELSTIKTLEGLKRSYFGSVMMAFGRSWSPNPDNPPFYCDFPFVYNGDELTVNQDVLQKWYDNMPVHMIDDNLENLQQLKAIKLDWGRNAGDRFTLQCDMFSQRLENVGITHFAEEYIGTHGSGIYTKEGRIPQQVLPYFDFYLEFGEE, encoded by the coding sequence ATGAAAATCCAATTTCTATTATTCATTGTTTTTCTAAATGTTTCCTTATTGTCTTTTGCTCAAAGCGATACAGGAACTGTTGTAACCGATACGATTTATTCTCAAAGTCTGGAAAATGATTTTGGCGAGAATCCAAATCGTGCTGTTTCGGTTTATCTTCCTCCGAACTATGAAAACAGCGATCAGCGTTATCCGGTTATCTATTTCCTTCATGGATTTATGGGCGATAATAAAATGATGGCCATGATGTCCGGTCTTCTTGATTATTCGATTGCCGATAACAGAATAAAGCCTTTTATAATGGTTATTCCCGACGAAAAAACAACATACCAGGGAAGTTTCTACAGTAATTCGGGTGTATTTGGAGACTGGGAAGATTTTACAGCTTTCGATCTGGTTAAGTATATGGATGAAAATTACCGTACGATTCCGAAAAAAGAAAGCCGTGGAATTACCGGACACAGCATGGGAGGATATGGTGCTTTAAAAATTGCCATGCACCATCCCGATATATTTAGTACCGTTTATGCAATTAGCCCGGGAGCTTTAACCATTGTTGCTGAGTATGGTCCAAACAGTACTACATTCAGGGAATTGTCTACAATCAAAACGCTTGAAGGATTAAAAAGATCCTATTTCGGGAGTGTGATGATGGCCTTTGGCCGCTCGTGGTCGCCGAATCCCGATAATCCTCCGTTTTATTGCGATTTCCCATTTGTTTATAACGGCGATGAGCTCACTGTTAATCAGGATGTATTGCAGAAATGGTATGATAATATGCCCGTTCATATGATCGATGACAATCTTGAAAACCTGCAACAGCTAAAAGCCATTAAACTCGACTGGGGCCGAAATGCCGGAGACCGGTTTACATTGCAATGCGACATGTTCAGTCAGCGATTGGAAAACGTTGGAATTACCCATTTTGCCGAGGAATATATTGGTACGCACGGAAGTGGAATTTATACCAAAGAGGGGCGTATTCCTCAACAGGTTCTGCCATACTTCGATTTTTATCTGGAGTTTGGTGAGGAATAA